The proteins below come from a single Edaphobacter acidisoli genomic window:
- a CDS encoding 2-keto-4-pentenoate hydratase → MQTVRMMNGAQQRQLISAADILLDARRTGNAIADLPKDVRPTTLEEAYFIQDRMALAYDDIGGWKVGAPSADATPMFAPMPLNWMGPSGCELRGITHRMRGLEAEIAFLIGEDLPPREEPYTREEVIAAIESCHPAIEVIESGLIDPLSTDRFTWLADMQIHGGFVFGDGVPNWQSIDFTQENVALAVDGSVRVERTGSNTSGDLLRLLPWLANEGAARTGGLKKGDWITTGSWTGLTQASAGSSVDVTFSTAGRVRLRFA, encoded by the coding sequence GTGCAAACTGTTCGGATGATGAACGGCGCACAACAACGACAACTTATAAGCGCAGCAGACATTTTGCTGGATGCTCGCAGAACCGGAAACGCAATCGCAGATCTGCCCAAGGATGTGAGGCCGACCACGCTGGAAGAGGCCTACTTCATTCAGGACAGGATGGCCCTGGCGTACGACGATATTGGAGGATGGAAGGTGGGTGCTCCTTCGGCAGACGCGACTCCGATGTTCGCGCCGATGCCGCTGAATTGGATGGGGCCTAGCGGGTGCGAGCTGCGGGGCATCACGCATCGTATGCGCGGGCTTGAAGCGGAGATTGCGTTTCTGATAGGCGAAGACCTACCTCCGCGTGAGGAGCCTTATACACGCGAGGAAGTGATTGCTGCGATTGAGAGCTGTCATCCGGCGATTGAAGTCATTGAGAGCGGGTTGATCGATCCTCTCAGCACGGACCGGTTCACGTGGCTCGCCGATATGCAGATTCATGGAGGGTTCGTCTTTGGCGATGGCGTGCCGAACTGGCAGAGTATCGACTTCACACAAGAGAATGTCGCGCTTGCTGTCGATGGCTCGGTGCGCGTGGAGCGGACGGGGTCGAACACATCTGGCGACCTGCTGCGCCTGCTGCCCTGGCTGGCGAATGAAGGAGCGGCACGCACGGGTGGGCTGAAGAAAGGCGACTGGATTACGACCGGGAGCTGGACTGGTTTGACGCAAGCATCGGCGGGATCGAGTGTCGATGTGACTTTCTCGACTGCAGGCCGCGTTCGCTTGCGATTTGCCTGA
- the pdxH gene encoding pyridoxamine 5'-phosphate oxidase codes for MENFEVERAEDPIALFAAWLTDAEASEPNDANAAALGTATVDGAPSVRMVLVKRVDARGFAFFTNAESRKGVELAANPRAAMCFHWKSLRRQVRVEGVVSELPGADSDAYFRTRSRMSQLSAVASQQSRVLGSREELEARVHEIGVQYPNEVPRPSYWKGYVLRPERMEFWLQGIGRMHDRFLFVRAGDDWTRQRLFP; via the coding sequence ATGGAAAACTTTGAAGTAGAGAGAGCCGAAGACCCGATTGCTTTGTTTGCCGCATGGTTGACGGACGCGGAGGCTTCGGAGCCGAACGATGCAAATGCGGCAGCGCTCGGGACCGCGACTGTTGACGGCGCGCCTAGCGTGCGCATGGTGTTGGTGAAGCGGGTTGATGCGCGCGGATTTGCCTTCTTTACGAACGCGGAGAGCCGCAAAGGGGTGGAGTTGGCGGCGAATCCGCGCGCGGCGATGTGTTTTCACTGGAAGAGTCTGAGGCGGCAGGTGCGTGTGGAGGGTGTTGTCTCGGAGCTTCCTGGCGCCGATTCGGATGCCTATTTTCGGACGCGCTCGCGGATGAGCCAGTTGAGCGCTGTGGCTTCGCAGCAGAGCCGCGTGCTTGGAAGCCGCGAAGAGTTGGAGGCGCGGGTGCATGAGATTGGCGTGCAGTATCCGAATGAAGTGCCCAGGCCGAGCTATTGGAAGGGCTACGTGCTGCGGCCTGAGCGGATGGAGTTCTGGCTGCAAGGAATCGGTCGCATGCATGATCGGTTTCTGTTTGTCCGAGCGGGCGACGATTGGACCAGGCAGAGACTCTTTCCGTAA
- a CDS encoding PIG-L family deacetylase — MRTLTGLGVAGLVLAAAGVTAIGQQNTPKLHDPANLSGERVRATVAVRRVAANEGAIALWQSLLKLRTRASLMMIVAHPDDEDGGMLTYEARGQGAHVAMLTLTRGEGGQNLMSGDFDGALGLVRTQELLAADRYMGVDQMWGSVVDFGFSKTKEESLANWGHERVLYDAVRAVRLYRPLVVTSVFEGGVTDGHGQHQVSGEMAQEVFNAAGDPKVFPDQIAAGLMPWSPAKVYARAPFFRVSSKGMFDYATGKWAPARFYNYVTRQWSTESPKPNVVIHEGEYSPVLGMSYLQFARLGLGLQKTQNGGMGVPAAGSFDVAYHRYGSRVESGNEEQSFFDGIDTSLTGIATLAPDEKSFLRQDLEKIDALVEQATEAYTIAAPEKTAPFLCDGLKATDALITKVDAGNLAASEKYNVLHELRVKRAQFNDALGEALGLRLRAQVASGASDGSPFARFGDGGDTFLTAIPGQAFGVEVRVVNGSNAKLTLESVALDSTVGAQVQESGGGNGSSVELRENDAHDARFTVKLPEDAPATRPPFTRANDEQNYYDIADPAMRNASLPLPPLTAWATVNYNGVAIKLGEVVQTLHRVTGQGTVYEPLVVAPAISVSVSPAAGVVPLTEKSLTVTARVRSNVKGTAAGTVKLELPAGWTASPATAEFSLAKDGDAVDVPFVVTPAKMSETAYTMTAVATYAGKEYSEGYETVGYTGLMPTNLYRAATYSARGVDVKVATGPGGRALRVGYLPGTGDEVEESLWNVGVHATTLTMSDVTAGRLGDFDVVVLGVRAYAAHPDLAAANAQLLAYAKAGGVVIVQYNSSQFDHDFGPYPLTLGGNGERVVDEKAPVKLLMPDDSVLRWPNRITERDFDGWVEERGHGFPESWDPKYEALLETHDPGQDPQKGGLLVAKTGKGAYVYLAYALYRQMPDGVPGAYRLFANLLSMGQQAAK; from the coding sequence ATGCGGACTTTGACCGGGTTGGGTGTTGCGGGGCTTGTGCTTGCGGCGGCAGGCGTAACGGCGATTGGACAGCAGAATACTCCTAAGCTGCACGATCCAGCCAATCTAAGCGGCGAACGGGTACGTGCGACTGTGGCTGTTCGCCGGGTCGCGGCCAATGAAGGCGCGATCGCGCTGTGGCAGAGCCTGCTGAAGCTGCGGACACGCGCCAGCCTGATGATGATTGTCGCGCATCCAGATGACGAAGACGGCGGGATGCTGACTTACGAGGCTCGCGGGCAGGGAGCGCATGTCGCAATGCTGACGCTGACGCGCGGTGAAGGCGGGCAGAATTTGATGTCTGGCGACTTCGATGGTGCACTTGGCCTGGTGCGCACGCAGGAGTTGCTTGCCGCGGACCGTTATATGGGCGTGGACCAGATGTGGGGCTCGGTGGTGGACTTCGGCTTTTCGAAGACGAAGGAAGAGAGCCTGGCGAACTGGGGGCATGAGCGCGTTCTGTACGATGCGGTGCGGGCGGTGCGGCTGTATCGGCCGCTGGTGGTGACGAGCGTCTTTGAGGGCGGCGTGACGGATGGGCATGGGCAGCACCAGGTTTCAGGGGAGATGGCGCAGGAGGTCTTCAATGCGGCGGGCGATCCGAAGGTTTTTCCTGACCAGATTGCGGCTGGCCTGATGCCGTGGAGTCCGGCGAAGGTTTATGCGCGGGCGCCGTTCTTCCGCGTGTCGTCGAAGGGGATGTTTGATTATGCGACCGGGAAATGGGCTCCTGCGCGTTTCTACAACTATGTGACGAGGCAGTGGTCGACGGAGTCGCCGAAGCCGAATGTCGTCATCCACGAGGGCGAGTACAGCCCGGTGCTGGGCATGAGCTATTTGCAGTTCGCGCGCTTGGGCCTGGGCTTGCAGAAGACGCAGAACGGCGGCATGGGCGTGCCTGCGGCGGGCAGCTTTGACGTGGCTTATCACCGCTATGGTTCGCGCGTTGAGAGTGGAAATGAGGAGCAGAGCTTCTTTGATGGGATTGATACATCGCTGACTGGAATCGCGACGCTCGCTCCGGATGAGAAGAGTTTTTTGCGGCAGGATTTGGAGAAGATCGACGCGCTGGTCGAGCAGGCTACGGAGGCTTACACGATTGCCGCTCCGGAGAAGACTGCCCCGTTTCTGTGCGATGGGTTGAAGGCCACCGATGCGCTGATTACGAAGGTGGACGCGGGCAATCTTGCTGCGAGCGAGAAGTACAACGTGCTGCATGAGCTTCGCGTGAAGCGTGCGCAGTTCAATGATGCTCTGGGCGAGGCGCTTGGGTTGCGACTGCGGGCACAGGTGGCTTCTGGAGCGAGCGACGGCAGCCCGTTTGCACGGTTTGGCGATGGCGGCGATACGTTTCTCACTGCGATTCCGGGGCAGGCTTTTGGCGTTGAGGTGCGCGTGGTTAATGGAAGCAATGCCAAGCTGACGCTTGAGTCGGTTGCGCTTGATTCCACCGTCGGCGCGCAGGTGCAGGAATCCGGTGGAGGCAACGGATCGAGCGTGGAACTTCGCGAGAATGATGCCCATGATGCGCGTTTCACGGTGAAGCTGCCCGAAGATGCGCCTGCGACGCGGCCTCCGTTTACACGGGCCAACGATGAACAGAACTACTATGACATCGCTGACCCGGCGATGCGAAACGCTTCCCTGCCCCTGCCTCCGCTGACGGCGTGGGCGACGGTGAACTACAACGGCGTCGCGATCAAGCTGGGCGAGGTGGTGCAGACGCTGCACCGTGTGACGGGACAGGGCACGGTGTACGAGCCGCTGGTGGTTGCACCGGCCATTTCAGTTTCGGTTTCGCCTGCGGCTGGCGTGGTGCCTTTGACTGAGAAGTCCCTGACGGTAACTGCCCGCGTGCGTAGCAATGTGAAGGGGACGGCTGCGGGAACGGTCAAACTTGAGCTTCCGGCAGGATGGACGGCAAGCCCGGCCACGGCGGAGTTTTCGCTGGCGAAGGATGGTGACGCGGTGGATGTTCCCTTCGTCGTGACTCCGGCGAAGATGAGCGAGACCGCTTATACGATGACGGCGGTCGCGACCTATGCGGGCAAGGAATATAGCGAGGGTTATGAGACGGTTGGGTATACAGGGCTGATGCCGACCAATCTTTATCGCGCTGCGACGTATAGCGCACGTGGTGTTGACGTGAAGGTTGCAACTGGACCCGGTGGGCGTGCGCTTCGTGTGGGTTATCTTCCAGGCACGGGCGATGAGGTTGAGGAGTCGCTCTGGAATGTCGGCGTTCATGCAACTACTTTGACGATGAGCGATGTGACGGCGGGCAGGCTTGGTGACTTTGATGTGGTTGTGCTGGGCGTGCGCGCTTATGCAGCGCATCCTGACCTGGCGGCTGCCAATGCGCAGTTGCTTGCCTACGCAAAGGCTGGCGGCGTGGTGATTGTGCAATACAACTCCAGCCAGTTCGATCATGACTTTGGGCCTTATCCTCTGACTCTGGGAGGAAACGGCGAGCGTGTGGTGGATGAGAAGGCTCCGGTGAAGCTTCTGATGCCGGACGATTCTGTTCTGCGCTGGCCCAACCGCATCACTGAGCGGGATTTTGATGGCTGGGTCGAGGAGCGCGGCCACGGGTTTCCAGAGAGCTGGGACCCGAAGTACGAGGCGCTTTTGGAGACGCATGATCCGGGCCAGGACCCGCAGAAGGGCGGACTGCTGGTGGCTAAGACGGGCAAGGGAGCTTATGTTTACCTGGCCTATGCGCTCTATCGGCAGATGCCTGACGGGGTGCCTGGAGCCTATCGGCTGTTTGCGAATTTGTTGAGCATGGGACAGCAGGCAGCGAAGTAA
- a CDS encoding ribonuclease HII — MASIPSTQTSKPVSPTTAKQRMLKQLVCSDAPEQALRHRGFLRIAGVDEVGRGALFGPVVAAAVILPERVDVLADAGLKDSKQLAREERESLDAMVRAMAIAVAVAEIDAATIDRVNIYQATRMAMLMAVEGLAIAPDHLLIDAMRVDHPCSQTKLIYGDALSLSIAAASVVAKVHRDALMREMDLVHPMYGLASHKGYGTSKHRRALWEFGPAPQHRRSFAPVRVAEEGRSTGLLFDGLNDVDLNDVDENGEEAEWD; from the coding sequence ATGGCTTCGATTCCTTCGACACAGACGTCCAAACCGGTATCTCCAACTACGGCGAAACAGCGGATGCTGAAGCAGTTGGTTTGCAGCGATGCTCCGGAGCAGGCGCTGAGGCATCGGGGTTTTCTGAGGATCGCCGGCGTCGATGAGGTTGGGCGTGGGGCGCTGTTTGGACCGGTCGTTGCTGCCGCAGTTATCCTGCCCGAGCGCGTGGATGTGCTGGCTGATGCAGGCCTCAAAGATTCAAAGCAACTGGCACGTGAAGAGCGCGAGTCGCTGGATGCGATGGTGCGCGCGATGGCGATTGCGGTTGCGGTCGCGGAGATCGATGCGGCGACGATTGACCGCGTCAATATCTACCAGGCGACGCGCATGGCGATGCTGATGGCTGTCGAAGGACTGGCGATTGCGCCCGATCATCTGCTGATTGATGCGATGCGTGTGGACCATCCGTGTTCGCAGACCAAGCTGATCTATGGGGATGCGCTGAGCCTTTCGATTGCGGCGGCTTCGGTTGTGGCGAAGGTGCATCGTGATGCGTTGATGCGGGAGATGGATCTCGTGCATCCGATGTATGGTCTGGCTTCGCACAAGGGCTATGGCACGTCGAAGCACAGGCGTGCGCTGTGGGAGTTTGGCCCTGCGCCGCAACACAGGAGATCGTTCGCACCGGTTCGCGTGGCAGAAGAAGGGCGGTCGACTGGCTTGTTGTTTGATGGTTTGAACGACGTGGATTTGAACGATGTGGATGAGAACGGCGAGGAGGCTGAGTGGGATTGA
- the rplS gene encoding 50S ribosomal protein L19: MSIHPIMQKLSAKVARTDIPEFAPGDTVRVQVKIREGEKERLQAFEGIVIACRRGAQGTFTVRKMSFGQGVERIFPFNSKVVDKVEKIRSYEVRRAKLFYLRGLRGKAARLREVERAS; the protein is encoded by the coding sequence ATGTCCATTCATCCAATTATGCAAAAGCTGTCCGCCAAGGTCGCGCGGACTGATATCCCTGAGTTTGCTCCTGGCGACACGGTTCGCGTGCAGGTGAAGATCCGCGAAGGCGAGAAGGAGCGTTTGCAGGCGTTTGAAGGCATCGTGATTGCTTGCCGCCGCGGCGCACAGGGCACCTTCACCGTTCGCAAGATGAGCTTCGGCCAGGGCGTCGAGCGCATCTTCCCGTTCAACTCGAAGGTGGTCGATAAGGTCGAAAAGATCCGCTCGTACGAGGTACGACGCGCGAAGCTGTTCTACCTGCGTGGACTGCGCGGCAAGGCCGCCCGTCTGCGCGAGGTCGAACGCGCCAGCTAG
- the aceB gene encoding malate synthase A produces MAQLADGVEVHAPGIARSAEVLTPEAVAFVAGLQRAFNARRKELLAARVARQVRLDAGERPDFLPETKAIREGEWRVAPLPADLLDRRVEITGPVDRKMIINALNSGAKVYMADFEDSTTPTWENVIDGQANLRDAVRRTITFQDPSTGKQYALKENPAVLFVRARGWHLDERHVSVDGEPMSGSLFDFGLYLFHNAKELLARGSGPYFYLPKMESHLEARLWNDVFVRAESDLGLKPGTIKATVLIETILATFEMDEILWELREHSAGLNCGRWDYIFSFIKKFAGDKTMLLPDRAQITMTTHFMRSYSKLAIKTCHRRGVSAMGGMSAYIPIKSDPIANETALAQVRADKEREATDGHDGTWVAHPGLVPVALEVFDRVMSQPNQIDKQLTDFNVSAADLLKAPDGSITEAGLRQNVAVGLGYLEAWLRGIGCVPLFNLMEDAATAEISRAQLWQWVHHHAHLTDGRRITAELVESEIDREVALAEIRVDKDRFEAYKHAAFLMRELVKAPHFQDFLTLPAYARVLADGL; encoded by the coding sequence ATGGCGCAACTTGCTGATGGTGTCGAAGTTCATGCGCCCGGGATCGCCCGGAGCGCGGAGGTCCTTACTCCGGAGGCTGTCGCGTTTGTCGCCGGGCTACAACGGGCCTTCAATGCTCGGAGAAAAGAGCTGCTTGCGGCACGCGTGGCCAGGCAGGTGCGTTTGGATGCAGGCGAGCGGCCGGACTTTTTGCCTGAGACGAAGGCTATCCGCGAGGGCGAATGGCGGGTCGCTCCCCTGCCCGCCGATCTGCTCGATCGACGGGTCGAGATCACCGGCCCGGTAGATCGGAAGATGATTATCAACGCGCTCAACAGTGGCGCGAAGGTTTATATGGCTGACTTCGAGGACTCGACCACGCCAACGTGGGAGAACGTCATCGATGGCCAGGCGAATCTGCGTGATGCGGTGCGGCGGACCATTACGTTTCAGGACCCTTCGACGGGAAAGCAGTATGCGCTCAAGGAGAATCCTGCAGTGTTGTTTGTTCGCGCGCGCGGCTGGCACCTTGATGAGCGCCACGTGAGTGTGGACGGAGAGCCGATGTCGGGCTCGCTCTTCGACTTCGGCCTTTATCTCTTCCATAATGCGAAGGAGCTGCTGGCGCGTGGTTCGGGGCCGTATTTCTACCTGCCCAAGATGGAGAGCCATCTGGAGGCGCGGCTTTGGAACGATGTCTTTGTGAGGGCCGAGAGCGATCTCGGGTTGAAGCCGGGAACGATCAAAGCTACGGTGCTGATCGAGACGATTCTCGCCACGTTTGAGATGGATGAGATTTTGTGGGAGCTGCGTGAGCACTCGGCGGGGCTGAACTGCGGACGCTGGGACTACATCTTCAGCTTCATCAAAAAATTCGCGGGCGACAAAACTATGCTGTTGCCCGATCGTGCGCAAATAACGATGACGACGCACTTCATGCGCAGCTACTCGAAGCTCGCGATCAAGACCTGCCACCGTCGCGGAGTCAGCGCGATGGGCGGAATGAGTGCGTATATCCCGATCAAGAGCGACCCGATTGCGAATGAGACGGCACTTGCGCAGGTGCGCGCGGACAAGGAACGCGAGGCCACTGACGGTCACGATGGCACGTGGGTTGCGCATCCGGGCCTGGTGCCGGTGGCGCTTGAGGTCTTCGATCGCGTGATGTCGCAGCCTAACCAGATCGACAAGCAGCTCACCGATTTCAACGTTTCTGCGGCGGACCTGCTGAAGGCGCCTGATGGCTCTATCACGGAGGCGGGCCTGCGGCAGAATGTTGCGGTAGGGTTGGGGTATCTTGAGGCTTGGCTGCGTGGGATTGGATGCGTACCGCTGTTCAACCTGATGGAGGATGCAGCGACGGCGGAGATCAGTCGCGCCCAGTTATGGCAGTGGGTGCATCATCATGCGCACCTGACCGATGGCCGGCGCATTACGGCGGAGCTTGTTGAGAGCGAGATCGATCGCGAAGTGGCGCTAGCTGAGATTCGCGTGGATAAGGATCGTTTCGAGGCCTATAAACATGCAGCATTTCTGATGCGCGAGTTGGTTAAGGCTCCGCACTTTCAGGATTTTCTTACGCTTCCGGCATATGCGCGCGTACTCGCTGACGGATTGTAA
- the trmD gene encoding tRNA (guanosine(37)-N1)-methyltransferase TrmD — protein MRFDIITIFPGFFAGALDYGIPRRARAAGLVEFEAHDLRGFTHDRHKTVDDRPFGGGEGMVLKVEPIYDAFTSLGVAEKSMRDTAKETVILLSAQGRPFTQTVAQELAAMERVVMICGRYEGVDERVSEMLCDREISIGDYVLSGGELAAAVIVDAVVRLLPGALGNPDSSRFESFGAEDGGAAGPEDGPPRSTYGSGGLLDYPHYTRPAEFRGVSIPEPLLGGNHEAIRQWRRRMSLKKTLANRPDLLNKIAISEEDREILDELRFEPDTEA, from the coding sequence ATGCGGTTCGACATTATCACAATCTTTCCTGGATTTTTTGCCGGAGCGCTGGACTACGGGATTCCGAGGCGCGCGCGTGCAGCGGGGCTTGTCGAGTTCGAGGCGCATGACCTGCGCGGCTTTACGCATGATCGCCATAAGACAGTAGATGACCGGCCATTTGGCGGCGGCGAGGGGATGGTGCTGAAGGTCGAGCCGATCTATGACGCGTTCACGTCGCTTGGCGTGGCTGAAAAGAGCATGCGTGACACGGCGAAGGAGACGGTGATTCTGCTCTCGGCGCAGGGACGGCCCTTTACCCAGACGGTGGCGCAGGAGCTGGCTGCGATGGAGCGAGTGGTGATGATCTGCGGGCGCTATGAGGGCGTCGATGAGCGTGTCAGCGAGATGCTTTGCGACCGCGAGATCTCGATTGGGGACTATGTGCTCTCGGGCGGCGAGCTGGCCGCGGCAGTGATTGTGGATGCGGTGGTGCGGTTGCTGCCGGGAGCGCTGGGGAATCCTGATTCTTCGCGCTTCGAGAGCTTCGGGGCGGAAGATGGTGGAGCGGCGGGACCGGAGGATGGCCCTCCGCGATCGACTTATGGTTCGGGTGGATTGCTGGACTATCCGCACTACACGCGGCCTGCAGAGTTTCGCGGTGTTTCGATACCGGAGCCGCTGCTGGGAGGAAACCATGAGGCCATCCGGCAGTGGCGGCGGCGCATGTCTCTCAAGAAAACGCTCGCGAACAGGCCGGATCTGCTGAACAAAATAGCTATCAGCGAGGAAGACCGCGAGATTCTGGATGAGCTGCGCTTTGAGCCGGATACGGAGGCGTAA
- the msrP gene encoding protein-methionine-sulfoxide reductase catalytic subunit MsrP: MLLRKSSSADVPSSQITSRSVFERFNRRSFLTGAAAVGVVAVAAEKLPPILDPRISARAADQLQVVSSKYTTTENQTPFFKATNYNNFYEFGTDKSDPAHYAGKLQTRPWTIQVTGMVKKPLTLGVDDVLKYRPLENRIYRMRCVEAWSMVIPWDGYSLSEFINFCQPLPSAKFVQFLSDENKKQMRLPFGYNWPYSEGLRMDEAMNPLTLLTFGCYGQALPNQNGAPIRVVIPWKYGFKGAKSIVKFHFTDKQPHTLWNDMAPDEYGFYSNVNPQVDHPRWSQAHERRIDSSFLPHTIPTQMFNGYSDQVASMYAGMNLKRNY; encoded by the coding sequence ATGCTCCTTCGCAAGTCCTCCAGCGCAGACGTTCCTTCCTCCCAAATCACGTCCAGGAGCGTCTTCGAGCGCTTCAATCGCCGCAGCTTCCTCACCGGAGCGGCCGCAGTGGGCGTCGTCGCCGTTGCCGCGGAAAAGCTGCCGCCAATCCTCGATCCCAGAATCAGCGCTCGCGCTGCGGATCAGCTCCAGGTCGTTTCCAGCAAATACACCACCACCGAGAACCAGACGCCGTTCTTCAAGGCCACCAACTACAACAACTTTTACGAGTTCGGCACCGACAAATCCGACCCCGCGCACTACGCCGGCAAGCTCCAGACGCGGCCCTGGACCATCCAAGTTACCGGCATGGTCAAAAAGCCGCTCACGCTCGGCGTCGACGACGTGCTCAAATACCGCCCCCTTGAAAACCGCATCTACCGTATGCGCTGCGTCGAGGCCTGGTCGATGGTCATCCCGTGGGACGGCTACTCACTCTCTGAGTTCATCAACTTCTGCCAGCCCCTGCCCAGCGCAAAGTTCGTCCAGTTCCTCTCCGACGAGAACAAAAAGCAGATGCGTCTGCCCTTCGGCTATAACTGGCCCTACTCCGAGGGTCTCCGCATGGACGAAGCCATGAATCCGCTCACGCTGCTCACCTTCGGCTGCTACGGCCAGGCGCTGCCCAACCAGAACGGCGCGCCTATTCGCGTTGTCATTCCGTGGAAGTACGGCTTCAAGGGTGCCAAATCAATCGTCAAATTCCACTTCACCGATAAGCAGCCGCACACACTCTGGAATGACATGGCTCCTGATGAGTATGGCTTCTACTCGAACGTCAATCCACAGGTCGATCACCCACGCTGGTCGCAGGCGCACGAACGCCGCATCGACTCAAGTTTCCTGCCCCACACCATTCCCACGCAGATGTTCAATGGCTACTCCGACCAGGTCGCCAGCATGTACGCCGGCATGAATCTCAAAAGGAATTACTGA
- a CDS encoding sulfite oxidase heme-binding subunit YedZ yields MSKRAIIVLKILVHILCLAPFAWLLHFYTSGALALNPDPVNYITHFTGNWTLYILLACLAITPIRRISPKIAWLVRFRRLIGLYAFFYATLHLATYVFLFSGYDITAAITSLRAGHPGGLITEWQQIWPGILDDLAKRRFIQVGLLAWFILFLLAITSPAFIMRAMGGRNWRWLHSLIYVAAIAGVIHFWWLVKPGVLTPWKDTAVLAILLAARIGYAAWKKYRKPRPVPAAVAR; encoded by the coding sequence ATGTCCAAACGCGCCATCATCGTCCTGAAAATTCTCGTCCACATCCTCTGCCTCGCGCCTTTCGCGTGGCTGCTGCACTTCTACACCTCGGGCGCGCTCGCGCTCAATCCCGACCCGGTCAACTACATCACGCACTTCACCGGCAACTGGACGCTCTACATCCTGCTCGCCTGCCTCGCCATCACGCCCATCCGCCGCATCTCGCCGAAGATTGCGTGGCTCGTCCGCTTCCGCCGTCTCATCGGCCTCTATGCGTTCTTCTACGCGACGCTGCATCTCGCCACGTATGTCTTCCTCTTCTCCGGCTACGACATCACCGCCGCCATCACCAGCCTGCGCGCAGGACATCCCGGCGGGCTCATCACCGAGTGGCAGCAAATCTGGCCCGGCATCCTCGACGACCTCGCCAAGCGCCGCTTCATCCAGGTCGGCCTCCTTGCATGGTTCATTCTCTTCCTGCTTGCCATCACGTCACCGGCATTCATCATGCGCGCCATGGGAGGAAGAAACTGGCGCTGGCTGCACTCGCTGATCTATGTCGCGGCCATCGCCGGAGTCATCCACTTCTGGTGGCTGGTGAAGCCAGGCGTGCTCACCCCATGGAAGGACACCGCAGTCCTCGCCATCCTGCTTGCTGCCCGCATCGGATACGCAGCCTGGAAAAAGTACCGCAAGCCGCGCCCAGTGCCAGCCGCTGTTGCCCGCTAG
- a CDS encoding PIG-L deacetylase family protein, protein MCCVAHPDDECFAFGGALALAAERGVETYVVCLTDGQAGSYRGSAGSGEELGRMRRAEFAASCEVLGVTKHETLDYHDARLEFVNFSEAAAKLVERMRSFRPDVVITFGGDGGLNTHPDHMLVSALASSAFHWSGQTKRYKELGPVHQAKRLFHISTNFFLAGRPAPMPIPWTVTLDIRSVQKKKAEAFRQHTSQIPLVEKTKAEFEKFGVEEFYTLVATAEAEPARQMTDLFEGLA, encoded by the coding sequence ATGTGTTGCGTGGCGCATCCGGATGATGAGTGCTTTGCGTTTGGCGGCGCGCTGGCGCTGGCGGCGGAACGTGGCGTTGAGACCTATGTGGTGTGCCTGACGGATGGGCAGGCAGGGAGCTATCGAGGGTCGGCGGGCTCGGGTGAAGAGCTGGGCAGGATGCGTCGTGCGGAGTTTGCTGCTTCGTGCGAGGTGCTGGGCGTGACCAAGCACGAGACGCTGGATTATCACGATGCGCGGCTCGAGTTTGTGAACTTCTCGGAGGCAGCGGCGAAGCTGGTCGAACGGATGCGCAGCTTCAGGCCCGATGTTGTGATTACGTTTGGCGGTGATGGCGGGCTGAACACGCATCCGGACCACATGCTGGTGTCGGCGCTGGCGAGTTCGGCGTTTCATTGGAGCGGGCAGACGAAGCGCTACAAGGAGCTGGGGCCGGTGCACCAGGCGAAGCGGCTGTTTCACATCAGCACGAACTTCTTCCTTGCAGGCAGGCCCGCGCCGATGCCGATTCCGTGGACGGTGACGCTTGATATTCGCTCCGTGCAGAAGAAGAAGGCAGAGGCGTTTCGGCAGCATACGTCGCAGATTCCGCTTGTCGAGAAGACGAAGGCTGAGTTTGAGAAGTTTGGCGTGGAAGAGTTCTATACACTCGTCGCTACTGCAGAGGCTGAGCCTGCGCGGCAGATGACTGACTTGTTCGAAGGGCTTGCGTAG